The DNA segment CGAAGCGTCGCTTTACTCTAGCTTATCAGATCAAATGTGTAAACTATCTGCAAGTTCTCAGTTGCTGGGAACGGTTAGAGCTGCTTTAGTGTGAAGGCAATCGGTAAGTCACGAACATATGGCCAAGAAGAGCAAGCACAAGAAGAAGCACCAGCAGACCCAGAAGGTTGTCCAAAAAGCTCCTCCTGTTGTAATGAATACTATCCAGTCCGCCGCGCTCCCGCAGCAGTCAGCGCCGGCACAGAAGCCAAGTGGGCTTGAGGTGGGGGAATTGTATATTCGTCAGGATATTTTGCGCATCGTTATCCTCCTCGCAGTGGTAGTGGTCATTCTCATCGGGCTTTACGTGGCTAACTCACAAAGTGACACACTCCTTAAAGCAGGGAACTCGCTAGCTCAGTATTTGCGGCTCTCATAAGCACTTTACAGGTTAAATCCTGTATATGCTCATTGACAAAAGGTAACGCTTGGCGTATACTTGGCTCATCGGAAAAAACAAAAAAATATAAAAAAGTTTCCGAGAAGAAAGGTTGGCCACCATGGCTGATGTTATTACCCCCGCTGCTGAAGAGTCTGCTGCTGTGCATCCTCTTAAGAAGTCTTACACCTTCGTTTCCTCGAAGCATGTAGACGTTGAGAACTTGAGTTACTTTGAGGCCGCAAGCATGTCGCTTGCCTTGGTTCTTGCTGTGACTATCGGTGTTCTCCAGACTACCCCTGTTCTCTACTAACCGTTCCTGGTTTCTGAAAGCCCCTCTTAATTGAAAAAAGCCCCGTTCTCTTGGGGCTTTTTTCTTTGGTTTCTTTTTGTCACCATGACGGTAGTCCCTCTGCTGAGACAGCATCCAGGTTGCTTAATCTCACTGAGAATGATGCGCCACCTCGTTAGGATTCCATGTGTTGCCTGGACATGGCCATGCCGGAGGGGTGCAGCTCGAGAAAATCACAAAAGGCCCCACGGGGCCTTTTACTATACGTTGAACCGGAAGTGCATTACGTCGCCATCTTGGACAACGTATTCCTTGCCCTCAGAGCGCAGCTTCCCAGCTTCGCGGGCACCGGCCTCCCCTTTGCCTGCTACGTAATCCGGGAAGGCAATGACTTCTGCCCTAATGAAGCCCTTTTCAAAGTCAGTATGGATCTCAGCAGCAGCTTGCGGCGCACGAGCTCCTACGGGGGTAGTCCAGGCGCGGACTTCTTTTGGACCAGCGGTGAAGTAGGTTTGCAGGCCAAGGAGGGAATAGGCGGAACGGATAAGGCGGTTTAGCCCAGATTCCTTTAACCCGTATTCGCCCAGGAATACTTCCTGGTCTTCTGCGGGAAGGGCTGAGAGTTCGGCTTCCAACTTGGCGCTAATAGGGATGATCCAATCGGCGGAGGGGACCAGGCTTGCCAAGTCATATTCCTTATAGAGGGTGGCTGCATCAATGGTGGCCTGGTCTTCTGCGACGTTCGCCACAATTAAGACAGGCTTTGCCGTAAGAAGCTGGAGCTCCCGGAGGACAATCTTTGCCTCGTCGGTATCTGCTTTTACGGAAGAGGCAGGCTTTTCATCGCCAAGGGCATTCTCAAGCAATTCGGCAAATTGGAGACAGGCCTGGGCGGCCTTATCGCCACCGCGGGCGGCCTTGTTATAGCGGTCTTTCCCTTTCTGTACAGACTCCAGGTCAGCCAGGATGAGTTCTAAGAGGACTGTTTCCAAGTCGCTCTTTGGGTCAATTTTCCCATTCACATGGATGATGTCCGGATGGTCAAAAAAGCGGGCAACCAACACGATGGCTGCAGTTTCCCTAATGTTGGCCAGGAACTTATTCCCCAAGCCTTCACCTTGGGAGGCTCCCTTGATGATCCCGGCAATATCCCAGAATTCCACTACGGCAGGCACAATCTTTTCCGGGTTAACAATTCCTGCCAAGGCGGCTAGGCGTTCATCGGGTACCTCAACAATACCAACGTTAGGGTCGATGGTGCAGAAAGGGTAGTTGCTTGCTTCAGCGTGAGTATTTTTCACCAAAGCATTGAACAGCGTGGATTTCCCTACATTTGGGAGTCCTACAATACCGAGAGAGAGTCGTGACATATCTGAGTTACCCTATCATATCCATGCTATACTGGCCATAACCTGAGATGATCCGGTAGACTATTCAGGCATGGCCAAGGGAAAGAAGAAATCAGCGGGATCCACCGCATCTAGCAAGAGCGCAAACCGTGCCGTTATCAAACAGGCGCGTGTTCTTATTGGCGTAGTTCTTTTCCTGTTCCTTTTTGCCGCCATTTTCGACAGGGCAGGGGCACTCGGTTCCTGGATCCACGGCTTGCTCTTCTCTTTTGTGGGTACGGCTACCCCGCTCCTTTCCGTACTGCTTCTTTGGTACGGGGCGTTCAAGTTGCTTCATAAGAAGCTCAATTGGAACATACGGTTTGTCACTATTGCGGGCCTCATCCTCTTTGCGATGAGTTTCACGGGCATCCTTGCTGCGGTCGGTTCCACCGTAGGATCTACGGGTGGTTGGCTGGGTTCCACTATCGCTGAGATGGTCCTTGGGCTTTTTGGTGGCATTATTGGCCGCCTCATCCTCTTTGTCCTTGCCTTCATCGCCCTTACCCTTATTTTGGACAAAGCCGTATTGGCTTTCCTCACTAAGGATGCGGACGAAGAAGAAGTAGAGGAAGAGAGTAATTACGCTGACGCCGAGGTCCCTGTAAAGGGTGAGGTAAAGACGGGCGGCCTGTTTGGTTTGAAGAAACAGGCGCCTGCCAAGGCGGTTGAGGTGAAGAAGGTACCTGTCATGCAACTCCAGCGCAGCAGTGACTGGAACTACCCTCCATTGACCCTGTTAGAGAACATTGAGATGAAGCCGGTGGCGGGGAACATCCAGAAGCGGATGGAGCTCATCGACAAGACCCTTGGCGACTTTGGTATCGACGTAACCATGACCGATGTCCGTGTTGGGCCTACCGTAAGTCAGTACCAGTTGAAGCCTGCAGAGGGTGTGAAGCTTAATGCTATTACCGCCCGACAAGACGACTTGGCACTTGCGCTTGCTGCGCAGTCACTCCGTGTAGAGGCGCCAATCCCAGGTATGGGTCTGGTTGGTATCGAGATTCCAAACGAGAAGAAAGCCATGGTAGGGCTTAGGGAGATTATTAAGTCACCAGGCTTTGCTGCCCTCAACTCCAAACTGGCAATTGCCCTTGGCCGTACCGCTTCTGGTGAGGCAGCCGTTGCTGACTTGGCGCGTATGCCGCACTGTCTGATCGCTGGTTCTACAGGTTCTGGTAAATCTGTGGCAATCAATACCATCATCCTTTCCCTCCTTATTAACAACTCACCAGATGAGTTGCGGATGGTGCTTGTAGACCCTAAGCGGGTAGAGCTTGCTGGCTACAATGGCCTCCCTCACTTGCTTACTCCGGTCATTACGGAGCCTAAGGATACGGTCACGGCGCTTAAGCGCATGGTCGATGAAATGGAGCGCCGCTATAAGCTTTTGGCCAGCCACGGGAAGCGCAACATTGAGCAGTATAATGCCGAGCCAGACCTGGCAGAAGGCAAATTGCCGTTCATCGTCATTGTTATTGATGAGTTGGCAGACCTCATGATGGTCTCTGCCCGCGACGTGGAATCCAAGATTGTGCGCTTGGCCCAGATGGCCCGCGCCGTAGGTATCCACCTCATTGTGGCCACGCAGCGCCCATCTGTAGACGTTATTACTGGTTTGATTAAGGCTAACATCCCTACGCGTATTGCCTTTGCAGTAACGAGCCAAGTGGATTCCCGCACTATTATCGATAGTCCTGGTGCTGAGAAGCTCCTAGGTTACGGTGACATGCTCTATCTCTCCACTGAGGTATTGAAGCCACGGCGTATCCAAGGCGCTTTCTGTTCCGAGAAGGAAATCCAAAACGTCATCAGCCATATCCGTATTCAGGAGCCTGGTGACCGCTACGATCCAACCTTCCTTGAAGAGCCCGTGGAGTCACGTTTCGGTGGTTCTGGCGGAGGCCTCGACCCTGAGGAGGAGGCCCTTGTCCGTGAGGCGTACGACCTCTTCATTAAGCACAACAAAGCTTCCACAAGCATGCTGCAAACGTACCTCCGTTTGGGGTACAACAAGGCCAAGCGGATAGTGGCTGCTATGGAGGAAAGGGGTATGATTGGACCTGAACGAGGTGGAAAACAGCGTGAAGTCTACCACGTGGATTCCGGTTCAGAAGCCGATACCTCGACCCCTGTCGTTGAGGTTCGCGAACAAGGCATTGCTGCCTATCCCGAGAACGAGTAAACTGGGCTTACACATTAATCCCAGACATGGCCGCAGCCGGATTTCGAACGCGCAGAGTTAAGGTAGAAGGTGTTTCGATTGGTGACCGCCTCAAGCGGTCACGCACTCGGAAGAAGCTTTCTATTGGTGACGTAGAAGAGGCCACGCGTATCCGTGCCAAGTTCCTTTTGGCACTTGAAAGCGATTCCTGGGAACAAATCCCATCCGAAGTTTACGGGCGGGGATACCTGGAAACATATGCCACTTTCCTCAAGCTCAACATTGAGGAAGTTATGCGTGACTATGACAAAATGAGGTCAGTATATGCCCGCCACTGCCAAGAAGGCCGCATAGAGCTGACCCCAAAGAACACGGCGTTCATTCCCCGGTTTATGGTGACCCCAAAGATCCTCATGTTGGTTGCCCTATCCATTGGGATGTTAGGTTTTGCGAGTATCATTGGCTACCAGTTGCGCCGCTACGCTGCTGCCCCTTACTTGGAGCTTATCTCTCCTGCGGAAGCCAAGGGTGAAGCTGGTCCTGGCCTTGTGGTGAACACTGAGAGTCTTACCGTCACGGGCCGTACAGTTGCAGGTGCCGTGGTGCGTGTAAACGGTCAGGTGGCAGTAGTTGGTGAGGATGGGGGGTGGAGTTACCAGCTGAGTGTCACAGAGGGTGTAAACCCTATTGTGGTTGAGGCTACGGGCCCTAGCGGGAAGACAACCAAGGAAGTGACCTCCGTCATTGTGAAGTAGAGATTGTTGGTATTTACTCCGTTCGGTGAGAACTCGCTTCGCTCAGACAGCTCACCTCACTGCGAAATACCAACAATCTCTAGGGATGATATAATAGTGATTGCAGAGGGGCGAAAGCCCTTTTTTTGACGCTATTTTGTACTTGCCCTGCCAGCCCTCGGCGCGTAAACTGCGAGCACAGTACAGCTGACCGTATCTAACACGTTAAGTATTTCCAATGTCAGAACAAGAGACAGCGGGCCGCAAGGCGGCACTGGACATCGCCATTGCCTCTATTGAGAAGCAGTTCGGGCGCGGTGCCATTATGACCATGGGTGGGGAAGGTGCTCTTGGTATTGTAGAGGTTGTGCCTACCGGCATCCTTGCGGTAGACATTGCGCTTGGCGGGGGAATCCCTCGCGGCCGCATTGTAGAAATCTATGGGCCAGAGTCCTCCGGTAAGACTACCCTTGCCACTCACATGATTGGCCAGGTACAGAAACGCGGTGGCCTTGCTGCCTTTGTAGACGCAGAGCATGCATTTGACCCAGAGTACGCCAAGCTTCTTGGTGTGCAGCTGGAGAGTCTCTTGGTTTCCCAGCCAGACACAGGTGAGCAGGCGCTAGAGATTACCGAAACGCTAGTACGCTCCAACGCAGTAGACATCATTGTGGTGGACTCCGTTGCAGCCCTGGTTCCTCGTGCAGAAATTGAAGGGGAAATGGGAGACGCCATGGTTGGTGTCCAGGCCAGGCTCATGTCCCAGGCCCTTCGTAAGCTGACGGGTGCCATCTCCAAGTCCAAGACCACTGTTATCTTCATCAACCAGATCCGCATGAAGATTGGGGTCATGTTTGGCAGCCCTGAAACCACCGCCGGTGGGCAGGCACTTAAGTTCTACAGCTCTGTCCGTATCGATATCCGCAAGAAAGAAGTACTCAAAGAAGGCGATGTCGCCATTGGTATCACTTCTGGTATCAAGGTGGTTAAGAACAAGGTTGCCCCTCCGTTCCGCACCGGTACCTTTGACCTTATTTACGGCTCAGGCATTTCCCGTGAAGGCGATTTGCTTGATACGGGCGTAGTCTACGATGTCGTTCGCAAATCAGGTGCCTGGTACTACTGGGGTGAAGAGAAATTGGGGCAAGGCAAAGAAGGCGCCCGCGAGTACCTTAAGGCCAACCCAGACCTCTTCAAGAAGATTGATGCTGAGGTGAGGGCCAAGGCTGGACTGACCAAGGGTGGCAAGCAGGAGAAGGTTGAAGCCGCCCCTGAAGAAGAGAAGCCTGAAACACCAGCTAAACCTTCTAAGAAGTAAGGAATGGCTGCATCCTCGCCGCGCGGGTATGCTCTTCGCCTCCTAAAGCAGCGGCTGCGAAGCGTCTGGGAAATAGACCAGGCGCTTTTGCGTCGTCAGGTGCCGGAAGAAGAGCGCCAGGAGATAATAACTTCCCTTACAGAAGCAGGTCTCTTAGATGACGTCCGTTTGGCGCGTGCTTGGGTAAACGACCGCGACCGCTTTCAGCCTCGGGGCGCAATTGTGTTGAGGCAAGAGCTTATGAAAAAGGGGATTGCCAAAGAGATAATTGACCAGACATTACGCCACCGCCTGGAGCGGGAAGAAGAGCCAATTGATGAGTATGGGCAGGCCCTTCAGGTTGCGGAACCAAAAATGCGCCTCTATGCCCGGCTTGATCCAGAGACCCGAAGGCGACGCTTGGGAGGCTTCCTTTTACGGCGCGGCTTTTCCTTAGGTACTGTGCGACGTATACTGGATGCATGACATCCTGTCAGTGGCTGTATCAGATTGAGACAGGGCAGGAAGCAATATGGGGCACCGAAGCAGCGGCATTAGCGGCTGTGGCAAAAGCGGGAGTTCCTGTTCTTCCTGGTTTTGTAATTGCCCGCGAAGTAAGCTTCGCTTTCTTCATGGCGCCCAATGTCCGTGCACGTATTCTAAAGGCCACCAAGGGCCTTTCAGTACGTAAACCAGAGCTGTTTGCCGGCGCTGCCAAAGAAATCCGTGAGATTATCCTCACCACCCCGCTACCTCCTGAGGCACGGAAGGTTTTTGGTGCGTATATGGAGGAGCTGGAAGACCAGTTGGTATTGGAAAAAGGTAAGGGCCTTCCCCTGACCCTTATTGCACAAGGAGTGGGTAGACAGGTACACCACGGCACTCCCGCTTCCCTCAATGAGGCGGACAAGTTCGTGCGCCAGCTCTACGCCCTCAGCTTCACTGAGCAGGCGCTCTACGGCCGTTTCATGAACGAAGAGAGTATTGTCCCAGCCCCGTATCCCGTATTGGTCCAGTACGCGCCAGAAGGCCAGCTCTCTGGTCTTGCACAACAGTATGACTCCTTAACGCATGACGGCACGGTGATCACTATTACGGTTGCCCACCATGAGCATCCAGGGGACAAGCACCACGCCGCTGCCGATACGTACCGCATAGACGCCAAGTCACTCCACCCCCTCAGTAGGGAAGAGCTTTCTCATACCTGGGCAGCCAAGAAGAGGGGTGCACATGTTTCCCCAAAGCATGTCCACGCCGACCAGCGGCTAAACGAGCGCCAGCTCCGCTTGTTGGCCCGTTTTGTCCGCCGTTCCCAAGAAGCGTTTGACCAGTTGCAGGTATTCCACTGGCAACTTTTCCTAGATGGCGTAGTGGTCTCGGGCGTAGAGCCAATGGCGCTGGAAGGTGCTAATCCGGGTGTGGTTCGGACGGGTGAGCGTTTGCCACTCCTCATTGGGCACTCTGTAAACGTGGGGACAGCGCGTGGCCCTATCCGGGTGATTGCCAGTAGGGGCGATTGGAAGACTATCCAGGATGGTGACGTGGTGGTGGTTGAGCAGATTGCCGAGAAGGACATCCCACTTCTTGCTGGTGTCGCCGCCCTCATTACAGAGAGTGGTCACCACACCTCATGTGAGGCAGTGGCTGCAAAGCGCTTGGGCATCCCCGCAGTGAGTGCCACAGGAAACGCTCGTCACTTGGTTCGGACTGGACAGCTGGTTACGGTAGATGGCACCCATGGCGCGGTGTATGCCGGCCGCCTTCCTCAGAACGAGCTGGTACCTCACAATCTGGTCACCACCCTCCCTATTACCGGCACTAAGATTTACGCCGCCCTAGATGACGCCCTCCTGGCTACCCCGCAGCTCCTTCAAGACTCCGATGGCATAGGCATGCTGCGCGGGGAGTTCATCCTCCGTGTTCTTGGGGTGCACCCTCACGAAGTGCTTCACCAGGGCATGTCTTCTGAATATGTAGATTTGCTTGCGGAGGGCGTAGAGCGTGCGGCACGTGCCGCTGGTTCCAAGCCGGTCATTTACCAGCTCCATGACCTGGCGGAGCATTCTTTCCACGGTTGGAAGAGCTGGCGCAGGGAGCGCCACGAGCCTAACCAGTTGATTGGTTACCGGGGTACCCAACGCCTTCTTTCTGAGCCTGAGATCCTTGAGCTAGAGCTTAAGGCGCTTTCTCGTCTTCAGAAAAAAGGTTTTGATAACATCTCCATCATGCTGCCCATGGTGCGCTCTCTTGAAGAGGTGAAGCAGATGCAGAAGATCCTTGCCAAGCTGGCTCCTGCTGGTTTGAGTGACCGCCTTTGGGTCCGGGTTGAGACCCCGGCACTTACCATCAAGGCGGATGCACTCTCTAAGCTAGATCTGGAAGGAGTGCTCTTTGATGCGCCGGCACTGGCCACGCTTATCACAGGTATGGATGCCGATAACCACCAGGTAGGGCACAACAGGGATCAGGCTGACCCGGCAGTGCAAGATGCCCTCAGCTATGCCATTGCAACCTGTAGGAAAGCAGGGTTGTCTACCGCGGTTGTGGCGGAGCACGAACAGCTACGGCCTGAGTTGGTGGAGTGCATCATCAAAGCTGGGGTGACCGCACTCTGTGTGCGTCCACAGGAATGCACCTGGCTTCATGGTTTGGTGGCATCGGTGGAGCAGCGGATGCTCTTGGATCATTTACTAGAGGAATAAGGGTAAGGAATGCAGCCTGAACTTCAAAATTATATTGCGCAGTGCCGTTCGCTTGGCATGTCAGACCAGGCGATACGTGCGCAGCTTGTCCAGAGTGGTTGGACCGAGGAGCTTTTGGCTAGCGCTTGGCCTCTCCCAGCTACCCCGGCGGCGCCCGCACCTATTGCCCCGCCGATCCTGACCCCCGTCAAGGCGGTAGAGCAGCCCTTGTCTGCGGTTCCCGTAACATCCGCCGTGCCTGCCAGCATGCAGGCTGCGCCTATGGGCGCACAGCTCGCGGGGAACACTCAAATCCCACTTCAAACTGGCATGCATCGACCCAAGAGGGTAGGCCTTCTTATTGGAAGCGTAGTAGGGATCGCCGTCATTGTAAGCGGGACATTAGTGGCTCTGGGAGAGTCTGGGTATGCTCCTACAGTAAGCAAGGTGTACCGTTCTACTGGTTTGCCTATTGCCTGGGAGGGGACTACCAGCAAGCCATCGATCAACATTGGCCGTGCCCTTCTCGCCACGCTGGATGAGAAGAAAATCAAGGTTACAACGACGGCCGAGGGTACGGTCTCCGATATCAATAATGAGGCAGCTGCAAAAATTGGATTGAAGCCGCTCAAGCAAAATGAGGGTACTGTCCATGCTGCGGTTTCCGAGCCCGGTGTCACTAAGTTCAGTGGTTCATTTGCTGCCTCATTTGACGAAGACAAGGGCATCCGGATGGAGTATGGTTTCAAACTTCCTTCCGATGACCCGATCCGCGCAATGGCAGAAGGTTATATTAAGCCTAGTTTTGAGGACATTACCCTGGAGTCCATTCTCCCTATTTCTGGGAAGGCCGTCTTTGCCCGTACCAATATCCTTCCTACCCCCACCGAGGCTGATAAGGGCCGTTGGTTTGCTATGGATTTGCCAGGTGAGGATGATTTGAAGGAAATGCGCGAGGAGATCAAGAAGGATATCCTTGAGGAGGATGAGAAGGCGCGCAAGGATCTAGGAATTATGGTGGATACCACTACCAAGGATATGGGAGTTGTTCGTCATAAGGGGGAGGTGATGGCGATGTACCGGACTACTCTTACCTCTGAAGTACTTCGTACACTGAGCAACAATGCAGAGCTTCAAACCGAGACCCGGGAAGCCCTGAAATCCTATGCCGATGAGTGGAAGGGTGGAAACATGACCATCGACTGGTATATGGATGCGCGCAACCCTCGCCTCAAGGAGTTGGTCTACACGCTTGATGTTCACACCGATTACGCCAATACGCAGGCCAGAGGGGCGATGACGTATGAGTATGGGGCAGCGGCAGAGCTTACCATTCCTGACCGGGATTCGGCGTGGGACTTTGAAGCGTACATGCAGGCTGTGGCGGAGAACAGCTCGAACCTCTACGATACGGGTGCGTTTACCCAAGAAGCCATTGATATGGTAGTGAGCGGGGAGGGGCTTGGTTACAGCAGTGGTGCACAGTACCGTGCCCAGAATTCTATTCGCAAAAACGACGTTACCCAGCTTGCTAAGACGATCGAATTCTATCGGGTAGATCATGAGGATGCCCTGCCCGCTGATACCAAGGGTGAATACGTCCCACTAGATGTGGAAGACAGTGTATTGGCCCAAAATGCCGACTTTGCCGAGCTCATTACGCTCCCTATGTTTGACCCGCTTCCTGACGATTACTACTACAGTTATTGGTCGCAAGATGGTTCGTACCGGGTAGCTGCAGTTTTGGTGGATGAGGAGACGGGTGAGCAGACTGGGTTCTACCTGATTGAGGATGCCGTTGCAGTGGGTGAGGTTGACGAGCTCCCTTAGAGGTTGATTCGGTTCAGTTGATCTGGTAACGTAGACGGGCACGATATTTAAGGTGCCTGTATTCCCCGGTAGCTCAGTGGTAGTAGCGTCTCGCTGTTAACGAGAATGTCGTTGGTTCGAATCCAACCCGGGGAGCCAAAAAGAAGGTATGAGCGGCTGCTCATACCTTCTTTTTTAATTCCTCGTAGGTGTAAATCAAGAGTTCGACCCTGCTCATACCGTTTCCTGATCATTTTCGGCTATAATCCAACCAAATCCCTAAGGCATTCTCATGTCTGAGAACAAAACCAAGCCTACTGCCGCCTCAATCGAGTCCTTCCTGGAAACCGTAACCCCTGCCCGTCACGAAGAGGCGAAAACCCTCATTTCCATGATTAGGGACATTACCGGCCTTCCTCCCGTACTCTGGGGGCCAAGTATTATTGGGTTTGGCACGCAGCACTACAAATATGACACCGGCCGTGAAGGCGACATGCCACGTTTGGGTTTCAGCCCACGCAAGGCATCGCTCACTATCTATTTTGAAGGCTTTGACCGCTATGGCGACCAGCTTTCAAGGCTTGGTAAGTACAAAACAAGTGTATCTTGCCTCTATATAACTAAATTGACCGACGTAGACCTTGCGGTGCTACGCGAAATGCTAGAAATGTCATACAAGCAAGGCATGCAGCCTCCTAAGAAGATGGAAAGCGTGGAAGAATACGTTGCAAAAGTTCCTGCCGCCGCACGCGCGCAGTTTGACCAGTTGCGCACCATCGTAAAGACCCTTCTTCCCAAGGCTAACGAAGTAGTGAGCTACGGCATTATTGGGTACAAGGTGGATGACAAGCGGGCACGGGTATTTATTTCTGGTTGGAAAGACCATTTGGCCATCTATCCTGTACCTAAGGACCTAGAGCTCCAAGCCGACCTTAAGCCGTACATCAAAGGGAAGGGCACCCTGTGGTTCAAGCTTGAGGAGCCGCTGCCAGAAGCGCTTATCAAAAAGGTGGTGAAAGCTTTGCTTTAATTTGGGTTCAGGCTGAACAAAAAAGAACGGGCAACGGGCCCGTTCTTTTTACATTCACTTGGACTTAGACCTTTTAGCGAGAATCCCTTTTATCGAGGGGCTAATTTCTTTGTCTGTGCGGTGGATGCAGCCCATCCAGCAGCAGGGGCGGCGTTTCCCTTCCTGCAGCTCTGTCACGGTTCTCCTGATATGGTCCTGCCGGGTAGTTGGTTGCTTAAAGCTGATAACCCAGCAAATCCACTCGTTGCGAGCGAGGGGCGTAAGGCTTTCCCAGGCCTTCACTGCGGCAGGGACGGCAGTTAGGGCTTTACCTAGGTCTGCGGGCATCTCATGCACGGTGCCGGCAGGGAGTTTTTCTGTAGTCATATGTTGATCTTATATCAGATACGCTTTTTCTTTCAATAAAACCTGCTTCACTCCCATGCCGCTTAAGTCCCGGATTCGCTATAATCAGGCCACTACGTAACGGCTAAAACGTCATGAAAAACGAACACCCTATTACTGTGCGAGTCTCCATTCAGGCACCAATCGGGAAGGTCTGGGAGTATTGGAATGCACCTGAACATATTACCCAGTGGGCATTTGCTTCTGATGATTGGGAGTGTCCAGCGGCTGAAAACGACCTACGGGAAGGTGGGAAGGGCAAAACTACCATGGCCGCCAAGGACGGAAGTTTCAGTTTTGACCTGGTTGTTACCTATACAGCGGTAAGGGAGCCCGAGCTCATTGAATACGACATGGAAAATGGCCGCCACGTAAAAATTGAATTCCATCAAACAGATGGCGGGGTGGAAGTGGTTGAAACTTTTGACCCTGAGCAAGAAAACTCCGAAGAGAGACAACGCGAGGGTTGGCAGGCCATTCTTGATAACTTCAAGAAACACGTAGAAACGGCATAGTGTTCCTCAAGCCAGGCAGGTAACCCTGCCTGGCTTTTTTGTATGAATGAACCCGTGGTTGAATACAGGGTACTTATTGCTAGTATGGGGCGTGCATGGGGTGTACATGAATAATGCAAAAGAAAAAGGTTTTCCCAGCCTCAGTAAGCTACGGGAGTTCGTCAAAGCCCATGAGGCAAAAGAGCGATGTGTCCGGGAAATGGATCTTGCAATGGAACCTAAGGACGCAGAGGCATCGAAGGTTTCCCAGAGGTTCCTCA comes from the Verrucomicrobiia bacterium genome and includes:
- a CDS encoding DUF1801 domain-containing protein, yielding MSENKTKPTAASIESFLETVTPARHEEAKTLISMIRDITGLPPVLWGPSIIGFGTQHYKYDTGREGDMPRLGFSPRKASLTIYFEGFDRYGDQLSRLGKYKTSVSCLYITKLTDVDLAVLREMLEMSYKQGMQPPKKMESVEEYVAKVPAAARAQFDQLRTIVKTLLPKANEVVSYGIIGYKVDDKRARVFISGWKDHLAIYPVPKDLELQADLKPYIKGKGTLWFKLEEPLPEALIKKVVKALL
- a CDS encoding YdeI/OmpD-associated family protein, with product MTTEKLPAGTVHEMPADLGKALTAVPAAVKAWESLTPLARNEWICWVISFKQPTTRQDHIRRTVTELQEGKRRPCCWMGCIHRTDKEISPSIKGILAKRSKSK
- a CDS encoding SRPBCC domain-containing protein; its protein translation is MKNEHPITVRVSIQAPIGKVWEYWNAPEHITQWAFASDDWECPAAENDLREGGKGKTTMAAKDGSFSFDLVVTYTAVREPELIEYDMENGRHVKIEFHQTDGGVEVVETFDPEQENSEERQREGWQAILDNFKKHVETA